The DNA sequence AACCATCCGTCCCGGTGCGTGGACTGCACCAGGATGTGGACTGCCTCACACGCCTGGCTCCGCCGGCTCGCCCAGGGACAGCATGAGCCGGTTGGCCCAGCTGAAGAAGGACGCGCCATGGACGAGGTCGGCGATCTCGAGGTCGCCGAGGCCGGCGGAGCGCAGCGCGCCGACCTCCTGCGCGCCGAACGTGGGCGGGGTGCTGCTCAGCGCGACCGCAGCGGCGACCACCGCGTCCCACCGCGGTCCGAGGTCGGCGGAGACGCCCTCGTCGAGCAGTCGCTGGACGTCCTCGGGACGGCGCGAGTGGTGCGCGGCGAAGCGGGAGTGGACCGAGGCGCAGAAGACGCACCCGTTGAGGCGGCTGGTCGCGGTGGCCGCGAGCTCACGCTCGGCCCTGGGCAGACCGCCGTCGGTGTTGTAGAAGATGTCGTTGTCGGTGCGGGTGCGGGCCGCGAGGACCTCGGGGTCGCGCACGAGCAGGGCGGCCCGGGGGACCGTGCGGGTCACGGCCTGGGGACGGTGCGGGACGCGGCCCAACCGTGCGGGACGCGGCCTGGGAACCGTGCGGCCGGGACCCGTGCGGGACGTCAGGA is a window from the Georgenia muralis genome containing:
- a CDS encoding peroxidase-related enzyme (This protein belongs to a clade of uncharacterized proteins related to peroxidases such as the alkylhydroperoxidase AhpD.), with product MTRTVPRAALLVRDPEVLAARTRTDNDIFYNTDGGLPRAERELAATATSRLNGCVFCASVHSRFAAHHSRRPEDVQRLLDEGVSADLGPRWDAVVAAAVALSSTPPTFGAQEVGALRSAGLGDLEIADLVHGASFFSWANRLMLSLGEPAEPGV